One Plasmodium vivax chromosome 13, whole genome shotgun sequence genomic region harbors:
- a CDS encoding chromatin assembly factor 1 p55 subunit, putative (encoded by transcript PVX_084870A) produces the protein MKKQGSHLNALSDINHQNEEAKHNYVNSSVDNHKYWQYNTLLLYNVIMIYTCEWPSLFIEWVPSVCRSDDDVYNQDLILGTYTTEKNNYILILEVSLPSEELSHSNLYYEKINSYRHNSCNDTSKNFKMKNKIYHECEINKITCSPQNKDVIACFSSDGNINILNLSNYKYEENEAKNNSVVSFDYTLKGHLYQGWGIQWGVDNNLISSCADDSYLCIWDINASASCATSAANVTAPPVGGGVGGSGGVNTLGGGLSGASAGAAITGATPLGATPPGAAVTGATVTGATGAGGGDFACTSSNDSNCKGVVHPLVKFFNDNVPLQDCCWKDNNVLTVSDNGHIHIYDIRDKSAVTTIKATTCTLNSIDVNPHNKNIFATGGTNKEIDLWDIRFTNKSLHRIISHKETIIKLQWDKYQPGILSSSSSDKYIYFFDTNKIGIEQTYEDSQDGPPELIFIHGGHASNVLDFSLNSSYSMMISSISEDNTLHIWQPSRQAYEDASDTYDDTEVE, from the exons atgaaaaagcagGGGAGCCACCTGAACGCCCTAAGTGACATCAACcaccaaaatgaggaggcaAAACACAACTACGTGAATTCCAGTGTGGACAACCACAAGTACTGGCAGTACAACACCCTCCTGCTTTACAACGTGATTATGATTTACACGTGCGAGTGGCCCTCGCTCTTCATCGAGTGGGTGCCCAGCGTGTGCAG GAGTGACGATGACGTTTACAACCAGGACCTCATCCTGGGTACCTACACCACGGAGAAAAACAACTACATATTGATTCTGGAG GTGAGCCTGCCGAGCGAAGAGCTGTCGCACTCGAACCTGTACTACGAAAAGATAAACAGCTACAGACACAACTCCTGCAACGACACGAGCAagaatttcaaaatgaagaacaaaatttaccACGAGTgtgaaattaacaaaatcACCTGTAGCCCTCAAAACAAGGACGTGATtgcctgcttctcctccgatggaaatattaacattttaaatttaagtaattataaatatgaagaGAATGAAGCGAAGAATAATTCTGTTGTCTCTTTTGATTACACACTGAAGGGGCACCTGTACCAGGGGTGGGGCATTCAGTGGGGGGTAGATAACAATTTAATTTCCTCCTGCGCTGATGATTCGTATTTATGCATATGGGATATAAATGCGAGTGCCTCCTGCGCGACGAGCGCCGCGAATGTGACTGCCCCGCCGGTTGGCGGGGGTGTCGGTGGCTCTGGCGGTGTCAACACCTTGGGAGGGGGCCTCTCCGGCGCATCGGCAGGGGCAGCTATAACAGGCGCAACCCCCTTAGGAGCCACCCCACCCGGCGCTGCCGTAACCGGCGCTACCGTAACGGGCGCGACTGGTGCCGGCGGCGGTGATTTTGCCTGCACCAGCTCGAACGACTCAAACTGCAAAGGAGTGGTGCACCCATTGGTAAAATTCTTCAACGACAATGTGCCTCTGCAAGACTGCTGCTGGAAGGACAACAACGTCCTCACCGTTTCGGATAATGggcacatacacatatacgaCATCAGGGACAAAAGTGCGGTGACCACCATCAAGGCTACCACCTGCACCTTAAACTCCATTGATGTGAATCCGCACAATAAGAACATCTTCGCGACAGGTGGCACGAACAAAGAAATAGACTTGTGGGACATTCGGTTTACCAACAAGTCCCTACACAGAATTATTTCTCATAAGGAGACTATTATAAAGCTACAGTGGGATAAGTACCAGCCGGGGAttctctcctcctcctccagtgataaatacatttatttttttgatactAACAAAATTGGCATTGAGCAGACGTACGAGGACTCGCAGGACGGCCCCCCCGAGCTCATTTTCATTCACGGCGGCCACGCCTCCAACGTCCTGGACTTCTCCCTCAACTCCTCCTACTCCATG atgATCTCCTCCATCAGCGAAGACAACACGTTGCACATATGGCAGCCCTCCAGGCAGGCCTACGAGGATGCCTCGGACACCTACGACGACACCGAAGTGGAATAG